From one Calypte anna isolate BGI_N300 chromosome 11, bCalAnn1_v1.p, whole genome shotgun sequence genomic stretch:
- the PDCD5 gene encoding programmed cell death protein 5, with product MADEELEALRQQRLAELQAKHGDTAGDPSQQEAKQREAEIRNTILAQVLDQAARARLSNLALVKPDKAKAVENYLIQMARFGQLPGKISEQGLIEILEKVSQQTEKKTTVKFNRRKVLDSDEEDDY from the exons ATGGCGGACGAGGAGCTGGAGGCGCTGAGGCAGCAGCGGTTGGCCGAGCTGCAGGCCAAGCACGGG GATACTGCTGGTGATCCATCACAACAGGAAGCAAAAcagag gGAAGCAGAGATCAGAAATACTATTTTAGCTCAAGTTCTTGATCAAGCAGCTCGTGCAAGAC taagCAATTTAGCACTTGTAAAACcagacaaagcaaaagcagtggAGAATTATCTTATACAGATGGCAAGATTTGGACAGCTACCTGGAAAG ATATCAGAACAAGGTTTGAtagaaatacttgaaaaagtgagtcagcaaacagaaaagaaaacaacagtaaAG ttcAACAGAAGGAAAGTATTGGATTCTGATGAAGAGGATGACTATTAA